Proteins found in one Pseudomonas mosselii genomic segment:
- a CDS encoding GNAT family N-acetyltransferase — protein sequence MFIETPRLVLRPWADRDIEAFALVNADPEVRRYYYPAILSSNQTRSMLADCDQHLQVHGFGFVAVERKADGALVGGLGLSLTGDEIPGGPQVEIGWILGRSHWRQGYAFEAASACLEHAWSTLGLRQVIGYTSSINTPSRALMERLGMRSDPAEDFPDPTVPEGNALRPHVLYRIDKPT from the coding sequence ATGTTCATCGAAACACCGCGTCTTGTCCTGCGCCCCTGGGCCGATCGGGACATCGAGGCCTTTGCCCTCGTCAATGCCGACCCCGAAGTCAGGCGCTACTACTACCCTGCGATACTGTCTTCCAATCAAACCCGGTCGATGCTCGCGGACTGCGATCAACATCTGCAGGTCCACGGGTTCGGTTTCGTCGCCGTCGAGCGCAAGGCCGATGGCGCATTGGTCGGTGGGCTTGGGCTGTCCCTGACCGGGGATGAGATCCCGGGCGGCCCGCAGGTCGAAATCGGCTGGATCCTCGGACGCAGCCACTGGCGGCAGGGCTACGCATTCGAGGCGGCCAGCGCATGCCTGGAGCACGCCTGGTCGACGCTTGGATTAAGGCAAGTCATCGGCTACACCTCCAGCATCAATACCCCATCACGGGCATTGATGGAGCGGCTGGGTATGCGTTCGGACCCGGCGGAGGACTTCCCCGACCCAACGGTGCCTGAAGGCAATGCATTGCGCCC
- a CDS encoding YceK/YidQ family lipoprotein, producing the protein MICKAILLVLIASLSGCMATAMRMDYDKHRCPYIGLRFDWWLVGTSKGKLIPFLLIDAPFSLVVDTVFFPFEYQYTCNL; encoded by the coding sequence GTGATTTGCAAGGCGATTTTACTGGTGCTGATCGCCAGCTTGAGTGGGTGCATGGCTACCGCCATGCGCATGGATTATGACAAGCACCGATGCCCCTACATCGGCCTCAGGTTCGATTGGTGGCTGGTCGGCACCTCCAAAGGCAAGCTGATCCCTTTTTTACTGATTGATGCGCCGTTTTCCCTGGTGGTGGACACCGTTTTCTTTCCCTTTGAGTATCAATACACCTGCAACCTCTGA
- a CDS encoding IS5 family transposase (programmed frameshift), with amino-acid sequence MSKRYELSDAEWEIVADLFTAHRRTGRPRVDDRLMLNGVLWVLCSGATWRDMPERFGPWSTVYQRFRDWRNQGTFNKMLKRLHLKLNAQGQIDLTTWCIDSTAVRATRASAGAGKRGAEEPTDHALGRSRGGLTTKIHMVSDARGIPLHFTLSGGNASDISHAQRLLDGVHIPSNRGRPRKRCRWLLADKGYDAESLRQYCDRYRMQPVIPLRDMKRKPKPGLPWLFDKPKYRQRNAIERLFGWLKEHRRLGTRYCKLAESFAAMLTLACWRRCLRHYFSYRA; translated from the exons ATGTCCAAGCGATACGAACTTTCCGATGCAGAATGGGAAATAGTCGCGGACCTCTTCACCGCACATCGACGTACAGGACGCCCAAGAGTCGATGATCGCTTGATGCTCAACGGCGTGTTGTGGGTGCTGTGCTCAGGCGCAACCTGGCGGGACATGCCTGAACGATTCGGGCCGTGGTCGACGGTCTATCAACGATTTCGAGACTGGCGAAACCAAGGAACCTTCAACAAAATGCTCAAGCGGTTACACCTCAAACTCAATGCACAGGGCCAGATTGACTTGACCACCTGGTGCATCGACTCAACCGCCGTGAGGGCCACCCGAGCCTCTGCCGGAGCAGGC AAAAGGGGGGCTGAAGAACCAACGGACCACGCACTTGGACGAAGCCGGGGCGGGTTGACGACGAAAATTCACATGGTCAGTGACGCCCGTGGCATCCCACTCCACTTCACGCTCTCTGGTGGTAATGCCAGCGACATCTCCCATGCTCAGCGCCTGCTGGACGGTGTCCACATCCCTTCGAATCGAGGTAGGCCACGCAAGCGCTGCCGCTGGCTCCTGGCCGACAAAGGCTATGACGCAGAATCCTTGCGGCAATACTGCGACCGCTATCGGATGCAGCCGGTGATTCCGCTGCGTGACATGAAACGCAAGCCGAAGCCGGGCTTGCCGTGGCTATTTGACAAGCCCAAGTATCGGCAGCGGAACGCTATCGAACGCCTATTTGGTTGGTTGAAGGAGCACCGCCGCCTGGGTACACGCTATTGCAAGCTAGCGGAAAGCTTCGCTGCGATGCTCACGCTGGCTTGCTGGCGGCGGTGTTTACGACATTACTTTTCGTACAGAGCCTAG